In Candidatus Woesearchaeota archaeon, the genomic window TTTGACCAAAGTGTCCCAACCGGGCTGCAGATTATAACACCGAGCCCTGAGATGCTGAAAAAGGCAATTGAAAAAATAAAGAGCGCAGGAGGGCAGTTCAGCAACATATCAAGCATATGCCTTAATCTCGGCTGCCCGAAGCTCAAGAAATCAGGGGCATTTCTCCTTGACAAGATGGAGATAATTGAGGAGCTTTTCTCTGCAATGCATGACACTTCAAATCTTCCAACCTGCGTTAAGATGCGCCTCGGGATAAACCTTGAGCACATGAAAGAAAAACCACACCTCAGGATAGCAAGGCTTGCTGAGAAATACCTTGACTTCATAATAGTGCACGGAAGGACTAAGAACCAGGTTTATTCAGGAGAGATTGACCTGAAATCAATGAGAGAGATAAAGGATTCTGTCTCAATCCCCGTTGTTGGAAACGGCGACATTAAGAATCCGAAAGACGCAGAGAAGATGTTTTCTGAAACAGGATGCGATGCAATAATGATTGGGCGCGCTGCCTGCTCCAAGCCCTACCTGTTCAGGGAGATAAGGCACTACCTCAAGACAGGAGAGGAGCTTATCATTGATGAGAAAAAAGAGAAGATTCTGTGTGTGAAGAGATACCTTGAACTCCAGAAAAAATACAATCTTTCCCTTATCCAGGCAAAAATCCATATCCTGAGCTTCCTCAAAAGTTGCTCAAAGAGCCTTAAAGTCAGGATTGCAGGCTCAAAAGAGATTGAAGAGATAAGAGGCCTTGTTGAGCAGGAATACAAATCTTTCTGAACTAATTTATCGCATCATTCTCTGATTTTTTTTCCAATATTTTTTTATGCCTCTTTTTATCAGTTGGCTGAAAAGATTTTTATATTGTGCAGGGATTCCAGCAATTATGGTTAAGCAGGAGCTCAAAAAGATGCTTGAAAAGCAGAATTACGGGATTGTCGGGAATAATTCCGCTGTGAAAATATGCACATGGACAAAGAAGTCCCTCAGGGATGAGGATTTCTGCTACAAGCAGAAGTTCTACGGCATAAGAAGCCATCTCTGCTGCCAGATGACTCCTGCGCTGGATTACTGCCCGAACAGCTGCCTTTTCTGCTGGCGGGCAGTTGAGCTTACATCAGGCGCAATGATGGAAAAAGCGGAGGATGAGCCAGAGGAAATAATAAAGGGATGCATTGAAGGGCAGAGAAAGCTGCTTTCAGGCTTTCCAGGAAACGCAAAGGCAAACCAGAAGAAGGTAAGGGAGTCAATGGAGCCGATGCACTTTGCAATCTCCCTTGCAGGAGAGCCCACATCCTACCCGAAGCTTGACGAGTTAATAGGGCTCCTCCACAAAAAGGGCAAGACAACATTCCTTGTGACAAACGGGCAGTTCCCTGAAAAAATAAAGAGCCTGAAAAATCTTCCCACCCAATTATACATCTCGCTTATCGCACCTGACGAGGAAACATACAAAAAAACAGCTGCACCTGTTTTTAGGGACGCCTGGAGCAGATTATCACAATCCCTTAAAATAATGGCTGAACTGCGCGGTAAAACGAGGACGGTTATAAGGATGACTTTAGTAAAGGGGCTTAACATGCACTCGCCGGAAAAATACGCTGAACTGATAAAAACTGCAAATCCGCTTTTTGTCGAGGCAAAGGCATACATGTATGTAGGCTACTCTCGGCAGCGCCTCAAGATTGAGAACATGCCCCGGCATTCCGAGATTTTGGAATTCTCAAAGGAGATTGCCAGGCATTCAGGATACAAAATAATTGATGAGAAGGAGAACAGCAGGGTAGTGCTCCTTATGCAGAAGGATTTTTCCGGAAGGATAATGAAATTTCCCGAAAATCATAAAAATCCACTGAGCGCGAATTTTTAGGATGCCAAAAACGGTGTGCCGTTTTTTAGCATAAATAAAAAAATGCTCACTTAATGCTTACTTGTAGAAAAGCTTAAGGGACTTATCCTTTATCGGCTTTTCAGCTGCTTTAGCCCTCTTTTCAGGTGTTATTATTTCATCCACAAGCTCCTTTCTTGCATTGCCGTAGAACATCTTTTTCATGAGAAGCGCCATTTTTTTCGGCTCTTTTCTAAGGACTGATTTTCTGAGAACCTTTTCAGACAGCATTTCGTCGCCTGCAGCAATCTTGACAACCTCTGAATTGTCAATCCCGCTTATCGCTATGCTTTTCAGCGCTTTCTCAAAGCGCTTCCCGCCGATGTTCTTTATCATTTCGGGTTTAAGGAAAATATACTTGAAGAGCTGAATGCTCCTTGTGACAGTGTTCCTGTAATTCTGGCTGTCAACGCTTGAAATCACCTCTGAAAGAACCTTGCTGAAGGGAATTATTGTGATGTCGTGCAGGGCTTCCCTCGGGATTTTCGCATTTGTCACAAGCACATTTTCATATTCAACACTGCCTCCGACATACTCCAGAAGCACCTTGGAAATCTTTTTCTTCACTTCAGCGCTCTCAAAGATTCTCTGGTATTCGCTTGCGGGAAGCTCGCCCTTCAGCGAGCAGCTGACCTCAACATGCCTTACCTTATCTGATTTTCCATCTGAGAACTTTATTGCGAGAATGTCAATTACGCTCTTTCCGGCGTTTATGTCATTTATTATGAAAAAACCCTTGCTGTTGAGCCAGAGGTTCACTATGGACTTCTCTGCTTCCATTTGACCACCCCTTTGATTTTCCTGCCCTGCATCTTTATAAATCTTTCTTTCGGCAATTCCAGAATTAAGCATGGGATAAAAACTCCCTTTGCCCTGCCAAAAATCAAAGGATAAATTTAAATATGGATTAGAATTTAGGCAGGGAACAGCGGGAGATACCGAGAATAAATCCTGCTATAGGGCTTCGAATTAAGGTTTGCAAAAATCAGTTTATCAGAATTAATTTATCAATTCAAATAAAAACAAAAGCTCTCTAAAATTGAAACTCACAAATCTTTCTTGGGGCCTAAAAAGCCATAATCTTGCAGATAAGTTCAGAGGCAATGCTGTTATCAAATCCGCATTAGTCCTGCGGGGAGGTGCAGACGAAATGAGAAATGAGAAATTCTATGGAGAAGACGACGATGACACATTTGAGGATGAAGACAAGGATGAAGAGTCTGGCGGCGATGAAGACGAGTGGTAATATTGCATAAATGCAAAAAACCTTTTTATTTTTTTATTTTAAAATATTTAATTCTTGTGAGAAAGAATATGCCTCTTAAAGATAATTATAAAAAAATAAAAACGAAAAAATCCAATGCCTATTTCTTAATCATTTCTTCAACAACCTTAAGCGCCTTGTCAATCCCGAAGAAGAGATTCCTGTCTGTAACACTTGAGTTAATCGGCCTTCCCTCAGCCATAATCTTTGCATTAATCTCATAGCTCCCTGGCTTCTCAACATTGTGAATCTCCTTCATTGCAATGCTGAGCTTCTCAAAATTCTTTACCATCTCAGAAAACTTCTTGGCATAATTGCCAACCATCTTCTTCACTACAACGAGCTGCGCCTTGTCTATATCTGAGAAACCTATAAGCTCAATATTACCCCCAAGCTGCATGCTCCCGCTGTCCTCTGCATTTCCGGCAACATCCATAAGCAATCACCCTTTTTTCCGCTTGAACTTCTCTACTGATGCGCTTATTTCAGCGAAAGAAAAGCCGGCCATCAATATAAAACTTTCCCTTTTCCTGAAAAATTGTTTTTTTCATCTTGCTATATTATCCTTTCTGATTTTCTACTCTGCAATGATTTTTATTCACTCTTTTAATGGAAAAAATTTATAAAGAAAGGAAGAGTATTATTGCATATGGCTGACAAAAGCAAATGCCAGATGTGCGGCGGAAAGCTTGTGAAGGTTAGAGAAGAAAATGTATCTGACACGAGATACCTGATTCTGAGATGCGAGAAATGCGGCAGGGAAGTCGCAAAAAGCGTTGAGTAAAGTTTCTTTTCAGTTTTATTCTAAAACTTTTTAAATAAGGGGAAGATTCCAGATGCAATGGAGTTTTACATTGAGAATTACGGATGCTCTGCAAACACCGCGAGCGGGGAGATTATTGCAGGGCTGCTTGAAAAGGCAGGGCTCATAAATGTTGAGAACCCAAAGAACGCGCAGATAATCATCATAAACACCTGCATAGTTAAGGCGCCGACTGAGCACGCAATGCTCAGAAGAATAAAGCTCCTCTCCGAAACATTTCCAGAAAAAAAGATTATTGTGGCAGGATGCCTTGCCGATGTTGAGAAGGAAGAGGCGCTTGCAGTTTCCCCAAATGCATCTTTTCTCGGAAGCCACCATATAAGAGAGATAACATCCCTTGTTAAAAAAATCATTAAAGGAAAGAGCGCTGAAATTACCGGATACGCAAATGAAATTAAGCTCTCCCTTCCCCGGGAGAGAAAAAACCCGGCAATTGCAATTATCCCGATTTGCGAGGGATGCATTGGAAACTGCGCATACTGCATTGTAAAGATTGCAAAGGGAAAGCTCTTCTCATATCCCATGGAAAGCGTCCTTAAGGAGATTAAAGCAAGCGTGAAATCAGGATGCAGGGAGGTTTGGATAACCTCGCAGGACAACTCAACCTACATGCTTGACAAACAGAAAAAGAGCGCCCTTCCTGAGCTTATGAAGGGAATTGACAGTATTCCCGGAAAATTCTGGACAAGAATAGGGATGATGAATCCAGACAGCATAATGCCTGTGCTTGATGATTTAATTCCCAAATTCCGCTCAGACAAGGTTTTCAAGTTCATACATATACCTGTGCAGTCAGGGAGCGATGAAGTGCTTAAGAGAATGAGAAGGAAGTATACCTCAGATGATTTCAGGGAGATTATTTCTGAATTCAGGAAGAAAATTCCCAAAATAACCCTGAGCACAGACATAATATGCGGATTTCCAGGTGAGGCAAGGGAGCAGTTCATGGAATCAGTCAATCTTGTGAAGGAAATACAACCTGATTTCCTGAACATCTCAAGATTCTGGGCTATGAAAGGCACAGAAGCGCTTCAGATGAAAGGGCAGATAAACGGAAACGAGACAAAGGAGCGCTCAAAAATCCTGACAATTGAGTTCTCAAAGATTGCAGTTGAAAAAAATAGGGCTGAGATTGGAACCCAGAGCTCTGTCCTCATTGATGATGATTTGGGAAACGGAAATTTCATCGGAAGGACTGAATTCTACAAGCCTGTTTCAGTGAAGGCGGAAAAATACAGGAACTACTTTGGAAGGAAAATCGGGGACGCTTTCGGGCAGTTCATTGATGTTAAAATAACAGGTGCAGGAAAATTCTCGCTTTCAGGGGAGATAGTTGGGCGCATCAGGGACTGATTTTTCCTGTTATTATTGGAAAAGATTTAAATATAACTCTTGCAATAAATGGGTTTAGAAAAAAAAGGGGTGGATAGATGGCAGATTCAAGAAAGGGCACTGGCGTTTCTGGTTCAGCGAGGGTTGCAACAGGCATACCTGGCTTTGATTCTATGATTGGAGGGGGATTCCTGCCTAATTCAGTAAATCTGCTCTCAGGGGGAACTGGAACAGGGAAGACCCTGTTTGCAATGCAGTTCCTCTACAACGGGGCAATGAAAGGGGAAAGCGGGCTATTCATCTCAATGGAAGAGGACCTTTCTGACCTTAAGGATGACGCAAAGGCAATGGGCTGGGACTTTGACAAGCTTGAAAAAGAAGAAAGGGTAAGCTTCATTTATGTTTACCCTTATAACATTTCTGATTTCCAGAGCCAGCTGATTTCCCAAATCACAGACAAGAATGCAAAGAGGGTTGTGATTGACTCAACAAGCGTCTTCGGGATGGCTCTTGAGGACGAGTATGAAGTCAGAAAACAGCTCTATACTTTTGCATCCCAGCTGAAAAGGCTTAACTGCACAACAATTCTCACTTCAGAGATAGTCGGGGACACAGCCCTTGGAAGCCCATCCAACTCGCTCTCAAGGTTCGGAGTTGAGGAGTTTGTGTCTGACAGCGTGATTGTATTTTACTACAGCGGGCTTGGCGGGGAAGGGGACAGGGCTTTTAGAATAATGAAAATGAGAAGGACTGACCATGCAAAGGGGGTAATTCCCTTCAAGATAACTGAAAAGGGGATAATCGTATTATCAAAGGAAAATAGCTACAGATGAGGTTAAAATGAAGCAAATCATTAAGATGCAGAATATCAAGATGCTTCCAATGAGAAGGGTTTCAGACGCTGAAAAAGAAGCAATAGTAATTGGAATTGAGCTTTCAAAACTCAGGAGAAGCAGGGCTACAATGATACTTGGGATGGG contains:
- a CDS encoding AAA family ATPase, producing the protein MADSRKGTGVSGSARVATGIPGFDSMIGGGFLPNSVNLLSGGTGTGKTLFAMQFLYNGAMKGESGLFISMEEDLSDLKDDAKAMGWDFDKLEKEERVSFIYVYPYNISDFQSQLISQITDKNAKRVVIDSTSVFGMALEDEYEVRKQLYTFASQLKRLNCTTILTSEIVGDTALGSPSNSLSRFGVEEFVSDSVIVFYYSGLGGEGDRAFRIMKMRRTDHAKGVIPFKITEKGIIVLSKENSYR
- the twy1 gene encoding 4-demethylwyosine synthase TYW1 encodes the protein MVKQELKKMLEKQNYGIVGNNSAVKICTWTKKSLRDEDFCYKQKFYGIRSHLCCQMTPALDYCPNSCLFCWRAVELTSGAMMEKAEDEPEEIIKGCIEGQRKLLSGFPGNAKANQKKVRESMEPMHFAISLAGEPTSYPKLDELIGLLHKKGKTTFLVTNGQFPEKIKSLKNLPTQLYISLIAPDEETYKKTAAPVFRDAWSRLSQSLKIMAELRGKTRTVIRMTLVKGLNMHSPEKYAELIKTANPLFVEAKAYMYVGYSRQRLKIENMPRHSEILEFSKEIARHSGYKIIDEKENSRVVLLMQKDFSGRIMKFPENHKNPLSANF
- a CDS encoding tRNA (N(6)-L-threonylcarbamoyladenosine(37)-C(2))-methylthiotransferase; translation: MEFYIENYGCSANTASGEIIAGLLEKAGLINVENPKNAQIIIINTCIVKAPTEHAMLRRIKLLSETFPEKKIIVAGCLADVEKEEALAVSPNASFLGSHHIREITSLVKKIIKGKSAEITGYANEIKLSLPRERKNPAIAIIPICEGCIGNCAYCIVKIAKGKLFSYPMESVLKEIKASVKSGCREVWITSQDNSTYMLDKQKKSALPELMKGIDSIPGKFWTRIGMMNPDSIMPVLDDLIPKFRSDKVFKFIHIPVQSGSDEVLKRMRRKYTSDDFREIISEFRKKIPKITLSTDIICGFPGEAREQFMESVNLVKEIQPDFLNISRFWAMKGTEALQMKGQINGNETKERSKILTIEFSKIAVEKNRAEIGTQSSVLIDDDLGNGNFIGRTEFYKPVSVKAEKYRNYFGRKIGDAFGQFIDVKITGAGKFSLSGEIVGRIRD
- a CDS encoding tRNA-dihydrouridine synthase family protein, coding for MLPKNLFRQGLFLAPMANYSDIGLRTISFSYGADYTFSEMVSAHEIFGRDITHYRELDFFDQSVPTGLQIITPSPEMLKKAIEKIKSAGGQFSNISSICLNLGCPKLKKSGAFLLDKMEIIEELFSAMHDTSNLPTCVKMRLGINLEHMKEKPHLRIARLAEKYLDFIIVHGRTKNQVYSGEIDLKSMREIKDSVSIPVVGNGDIKNPKDAEKMFSETGCDAIMIGRAACSKPYLFREIRHYLKTGEELIIDEKKEKILCVKRYLELQKKYNLSLIQAKIHILSFLKSCSKSLKVRIAGSKEIEEIRGLVEQEYKSF